A portion of the Oreochromis niloticus isolate F11D_XX linkage group LG10, O_niloticus_UMD_NMBU, whole genome shotgun sequence genome contains these proteins:
- the snx19a gene encoding sorting nexin-19a isoform X3 codes for MSLLDFLGQGKLLGVGALLVWLVLFHLLVNVWLLCVFTSLLVVLGGWLGSRALLDANSVLHLEHFLPLGNINPPQYSPEHEWRLNHEIHSAVHKAVRDFVSSWYRTLLPEVEGEFERAVRNSMLESVMELKERARRVDRKAMVQRLLEVYGGHLQNYMTVRQIQSTQKGSMSLWQLYSEVDTPHPAVSSKAAELSYSRALVHLILHVLVPYPQMETRTGGYMVTELITCNVLLPLISRISDPDWLNQTIVDILTRCREPQQEINVDDLPVDPLYKCQIDQESWATCKSLSSSDQAGLASKSTSDLDDLNESRSTIHERESSLSSMVSLASAGKFQSCRPGLLTPYKVNCCPLTSAHHSNSSESKIISLDSLTQADSDDDLKGGFCECGPSNNFCSMLTSKDDEAYGCFGPLRNLGQKVVVPVDSQWPAGIAQEKSPGCPRRKLCLPSYSLDSPNNAAAPVNIQNVRIGGTITAKEQRGTGTHPYILYTVKFETPTSDGSATPQPAACHAVNRRYSEFLNLQTRLEEKPEMKKLIKNVKGPKRIFPDLSFSSPDGEKVEVRKSQLDAFLKQLSSIPEIANNEDMQEFLDLNSGVCAYFGRKPFAKSRIDKMMENALDTLKTAFPHPEPLSPTEDIDGDPDGRTMDNRKYRRLFPSKISPAFNIPNIPDLHPKVTYCFSEGSTVLTGMSLSHLENFVGEQERLLCGQNGKETKQRHSCGRCRFEHLVSADEGSVELAVH; via the exons ATGTCTTTATTGGATTTTCTTGGGCAGGGGAAGCTGTTGGGGGTCGGAGCTCTGCTGGTGTGGCTCGTCCTCTTCCACCTTCTTGTTAATGTTTGGCTCCTTTGCGTCTTCACCAGTCTCCTGGTGGTTCTCGGAGGCTGGCTTGGGTCACGGGCTCTGCTGGATGCCAACAGCGTTCTCCACCTGGAGCACTTTTTGCCTCTTGGCAACATTAACCCACCTCAGTATTCACCTGAGCATGAGTGGAGATTGAACCATGAGATCCACAGCGCTGTCCACAAAGCAGTGCGTGACTTCGTGTCCTCGTGGTATCGCACTCTGCTGCCCGAGGTGGAGGGCGAGTTTGAGCGTGCGGTGCGTAATTCGATGCTGGAGTCAGTGATGGAACTGAAGGAGCGTGCCCGGCGAGTGGACAGAAAAGCCATGGTTCAGCGGTTGCTGGAGGTGTACGGGGGTCACCTGCAGAACTATATGACAGTAAGACAGATACAGTCAACACAAAAGGGAAGCATGAGCCTCTGGCAGCTCTACAGTGAGGTAGACACCCCTCATCCAGCTGTGAGCAGCAAAGCTGCTGAGCTCAGCTACTCCAGAGCTCTAGTTCACCTTATACTACATGTGCTGGTTCCATACCCACAGATGGAAACCAGGACAGGAGGTTACATGGTTACAGAACTTATTACCTGCAACGTGCTGCTACCACTCATAAGCAGGATATCTGATCCTGACTGGCTCAACCAGACCATTGTAGACATACTTACCAGATGCAGAGAACCACAGCAGGAAATCAACGTGGATGACCTCCCAGTAGATCCCCTATACAAATGTCAGATCGACCAGGAGTCCTGGGCCACCTGCAAGTCACTGTCTTCTTCCGATCAAGCTGGTCTCGCCAGCAAAAGCACCTCTGACCTTGATGACCTGAATGAGAGCCGGAGCACGATCCATGAGAGGGAGTCCTCACTGAGCAGCATGGTTAGCTTGGCGTCAGCTGGGAAATTTCAAAGCTGTCGCCCAGGTCTGCTCACACCATACAAAGTGAACTGCTGTCCGCTCACATCTGCCCACCACTCCAACTCGTCAGAGTCCAAAATAATTTCACTGGACTCGCTAACTCAGGCTGACTCTGATGATGATCTGAAAGGAGGCTTTTGCGAGTGTGGTCCTTCAAACAACTTCTGCAGCATGCTCACTTCAAAAGATGATGAAGCCTATGGATGCTTTGGTCCTCTGAGAAATCTAGGACAGAAGGTGGTGGTGCCGGTGGACTCCCAGTGGCCGGCAGGCATAGCTCAAGAGAAATCTCCAGGTTGCCCTAGAAGAAAGCTCTGTTTACCCTCTTATAGCTTGGATTCCCCCAACAACGCAGCGGCACCTGTGAACATCCAGAATGTCAGAATTGGTGGCACCATCACCGCAAAAGAGCAGCGTGGCACCGGCACACATCCCTATATTCTTTACACTGTAAAG TTTGAGACACCGACCAGTGACGGCAGTGCCACTCCACAGCCTGCTGCCTGTCACGCCGTCAATCGCAGATACAGCGAGTTCCTCAACTTGCAGACACGTTTAGAGGAGAAGCCCGAAATGAAGAAATTAATCAAGA ATGTCAAGGGCCCAAAGAGGATTTTCCCTGATCTCTCATTCAGCAGTCCAGACGGTGAGAAGGTTGAAGTGCGTAAAAGCCAGCTGGATGCCTTCCTAAAA CAATTAAGCAGCATTCCTGAGATAGCCAACAACGAAGACATGCAGGAGTTCCTTGATCTCAATTCAGGTGTCTGTGCATATTTTGGAAGAAAACCTTTTGCCAAGTCAAGAATTGATAAG ATGATGGAAAATGCTTTGGACACTTTGAAGACAGCTTTCCCACATCCAGAGCCCCTCAGCCCAACAGAGGACATCGACGGAGATCCTGATGGAAGAACAAtggacaacagaaaatacag GAGGCTTTTCCCAAGCAAAATCTCCCCAGCATTCAATATACCCAACATTCCTGATCTACATCCTAAAGTGACATACTGCTTCAGTGAAGGTAGCACT GTCCTCACTGGCATGTCACTGTCCCACCTTGAGAATTTTGTTGGTGAGCAGGAAAGACTGTTATGCGGACAGAATGGGAAAGAGACCAAGCAGAG ACACAGCTGTGGCAGATGTCGCTTTGAACATCTTGTGTCTGCTGATGAAGGATCAGTGGAGTTGGCTGTGCACTGA
- the snx19a gene encoding sorting nexin-19a isoform X1 gives MSLLDFLGQGKLLGVGALLVWLVLFHLLVNVWLLCVFTSLLVVLGGWLGSRALLDANSVLHLEHFLPLGNINPPQYSPEHEWRLNHEIHSAVHKAVRDFVSSWYRTLLPEVEGEFERAVRNSMLESVMELKERARRVDRKAMVQRLLEVYGGHLQNYMTVRQIQSTQKGSMSLWQLYSEVDTPHPAVSSKAAELSYSRALVHLILHVLVPYPQMETRTGGYMVTELITCNVLLPLISRISDPDWLNQTIVDILTRCREPQQEINVDDLPVDPLYKCQIDQESWATCKSLSSSDQAGLASKSTSDLDDLNESRSTIHERESSLSSMVSLASAGKFQSCRPGLLTPYKVNCCPLTSAHHSNSSESKIISLDSLTQADSDDDLKGGFCECGPSNNFCSMLTSKDDEAYGCFGPLRNLGQKVVVPVDSQWPAGIAQEKSPGCPRRKLCLPSYSLDSPNNAAAPVNIQNVRIGGTITAKEQRGTGTHPYILYTVKFETPTSDGSATPQPAACHAVNRRYSEFLNLQTRLEEKPEMKKLIKNVKGPKRIFPDLSFSSPDGEKVEVRKSQLDAFLKQLSSIPEIANNEDMQEFLDLNSGVCAYFGRKPFAKSRIDKMMENALDTLKTAFPHPEPLSPTEDIDGDPDGRTMDNRKYRRLFPSKISPAFNIPNIPDLHPKVTYCFSEGSTVLTGMSLSHLENFVGEQERLLCGQNGKETKQRCEQDVKKTSGKTHGTDTAVADVALNILCLLMKDQWSWLCTENIQKAIRLLFGTFIERWLDVGVAHLTSAPCWVIYLQVLQEAVWPGGTLPAQPQPERSAAQKEKTKEQCLDCLMQLLPELITDMLGNEKYRLSLETMLESLQDHQINKHLLYCICDLLLEFLIPELCDKNFQHSLLQSLTKDTY, from the exons ATGTCTTTATTGGATTTTCTTGGGCAGGGGAAGCTGTTGGGGGTCGGAGCTCTGCTGGTGTGGCTCGTCCTCTTCCACCTTCTTGTTAATGTTTGGCTCCTTTGCGTCTTCACCAGTCTCCTGGTGGTTCTCGGAGGCTGGCTTGGGTCACGGGCTCTGCTGGATGCCAACAGCGTTCTCCACCTGGAGCACTTTTTGCCTCTTGGCAACATTAACCCACCTCAGTATTCACCTGAGCATGAGTGGAGATTGAACCATGAGATCCACAGCGCTGTCCACAAAGCAGTGCGTGACTTCGTGTCCTCGTGGTATCGCACTCTGCTGCCCGAGGTGGAGGGCGAGTTTGAGCGTGCGGTGCGTAATTCGATGCTGGAGTCAGTGATGGAACTGAAGGAGCGTGCCCGGCGAGTGGACAGAAAAGCCATGGTTCAGCGGTTGCTGGAGGTGTACGGGGGTCACCTGCAGAACTATATGACAGTAAGACAGATACAGTCAACACAAAAGGGAAGCATGAGCCTCTGGCAGCTCTACAGTGAGGTAGACACCCCTCATCCAGCTGTGAGCAGCAAAGCTGCTGAGCTCAGCTACTCCAGAGCTCTAGTTCACCTTATACTACATGTGCTGGTTCCATACCCACAGATGGAAACCAGGACAGGAGGTTACATGGTTACAGAACTTATTACCTGCAACGTGCTGCTACCACTCATAAGCAGGATATCTGATCCTGACTGGCTCAACCAGACCATTGTAGACATACTTACCAGATGCAGAGAACCACAGCAGGAAATCAACGTGGATGACCTCCCAGTAGATCCCCTATACAAATGTCAGATCGACCAGGAGTCCTGGGCCACCTGCAAGTCACTGTCTTCTTCCGATCAAGCTGGTCTCGCCAGCAAAAGCACCTCTGACCTTGATGACCTGAATGAGAGCCGGAGCACGATCCATGAGAGGGAGTCCTCACTGAGCAGCATGGTTAGCTTGGCGTCAGCTGGGAAATTTCAAAGCTGTCGCCCAGGTCTGCTCACACCATACAAAGTGAACTGCTGTCCGCTCACATCTGCCCACCACTCCAACTCGTCAGAGTCCAAAATAATTTCACTGGACTCGCTAACTCAGGCTGACTCTGATGATGATCTGAAAGGAGGCTTTTGCGAGTGTGGTCCTTCAAACAACTTCTGCAGCATGCTCACTTCAAAAGATGATGAAGCCTATGGATGCTTTGGTCCTCTGAGAAATCTAGGACAGAAGGTGGTGGTGCCGGTGGACTCCCAGTGGCCGGCAGGCATAGCTCAAGAGAAATCTCCAGGTTGCCCTAGAAGAAAGCTCTGTTTACCCTCTTATAGCTTGGATTCCCCCAACAACGCAGCGGCACCTGTGAACATCCAGAATGTCAGAATTGGTGGCACCATCACCGCAAAAGAGCAGCGTGGCACCGGCACACATCCCTATATTCTTTACACTGTAAAG TTTGAGACACCGACCAGTGACGGCAGTGCCACTCCACAGCCTGCTGCCTGTCACGCCGTCAATCGCAGATACAGCGAGTTCCTCAACTTGCAGACACGTTTAGAGGAGAAGCCCGAAATGAAGAAATTAATCAAGA ATGTCAAGGGCCCAAAGAGGATTTTCCCTGATCTCTCATTCAGCAGTCCAGACGGTGAGAAGGTTGAAGTGCGTAAAAGCCAGCTGGATGCCTTCCTAAAA CAATTAAGCAGCATTCCTGAGATAGCCAACAACGAAGACATGCAGGAGTTCCTTGATCTCAATTCAGGTGTCTGTGCATATTTTGGAAGAAAACCTTTTGCCAAGTCAAGAATTGATAAG ATGATGGAAAATGCTTTGGACACTTTGAAGACAGCTTTCCCACATCCAGAGCCCCTCAGCCCAACAGAGGACATCGACGGAGATCCTGATGGAAGAACAAtggacaacagaaaatacag GAGGCTTTTCCCAAGCAAAATCTCCCCAGCATTCAATATACCCAACATTCCTGATCTACATCCTAAAGTGACATACTGCTTCAGTGAAGGTAGCACT GTCCTCACTGGCATGTCACTGTCCCACCTTGAGAATTTTGTTGGTGAGCAGGAAAGACTGTTATGCGGACAGAATGGGAAAGAGACCAAGCAGAGGTGTGAGCAAGATGTGAAGAAGACTTCAGGGAAAACTCACGGCACAG ACACAGCTGTGGCAGATGTCGCTTTGAACATCTTGTGTCTGCTGATGAAGGATCAGTGGAGTTGGCTGTGCACTGAGAACATCCAGAAGGCCATCCGACTGCTCTTCGGGACTTTCATCGAGAG ATGGTTGGATGTAGGTGTCGCCCACCTTACCAGTGCTCCTTGCTGGGTGATTTACCTACAAGTGCTGCAGGAAGCTGTGTGGCCCGGTGGCACTCTGCCTGCACAACCACAGCCTGAGCGAAGTGCTGCacaaaaggagaaaacaaaGGAGCAATGTTTGGACTGCCTGATGCAGCTGCTCCCAG AGCTCATCACTGACATGCTGGGTAATGAGAAGTACAGACTGAGTTTGGAGACTATGCTGGAGTCTTTGCAGGACCACCAGATAAACAA GCATCTGCTTTACTGCATCTGTGACCTGCTGCTGGAATTTTTGATCCCCGAGTTGTGTGATAAGAACTTCCAGCATTCTCTACTACAGAGCCTGACCAAAGACACATATTGA
- the snx19a gene encoding sorting nexin-19a isoform X2, translating to MSLLDFLGQGKLLGVGALLVWLVLFHLLVNVWLLCVFTSLLVVLGGWLGSRALLDANSVLHLEHFLPLGNINPPQYSPEHEWRLNHEIHSAVHKAVRDFVSSWYRTLLPEVEGEFERAVRNSMLESVMELKERARRVDRKAMVQRLLEVYGGHLQNYMTVRQIQSTQKGSMSLWQLYSEVDTPHPAVSSKAAELSYSRALVHLILHVLVPYPQMETRTGGYMVTELITCNVLLPLISRISDPDWLNQTIVDILTRCREPQQEINVDDLPVDPLYKCQIDQESWATCKSLSSSDQAGLASKSTSDLDDLNESRSTIHERESSLSSMVSLASAGKFQSCRPGLLTPYKVNCCPLTSAHHSNSSESKIISLDSLTQADSDDDLKGGFCECGPSNNFCSMLTSKDDEAYGCFGPLRNLGQKVVVPVDSQWPAGIAQEKSPGCPRRKLCLPSYSLDSPNNAAAPVNIQNVRIGGTITAKEQRGTGTHPYILYTVKFETPTSDGSATPQPAACHAVNRRYSEFLNLQTRLEEKPEMKKLIKNVKGPKRIFPDLSFSSPDGEKVEVRKSQLDAFLKQLSSIPEIANNEDMQEFLDLNSGVCAYFGRKPFAKSRIDKMMENALDTLKTAFPHPEPLSPTEDIDGDPDGRTMDNRKYRRLFPSKISPAFNIPNIPDLHPKVTYCFSEGSTVLTGMSLSHLENFVGEQERLLCGQNGKETKQRCEQDVKKTSGKTHGTDTAVADVALNILCLLMKDQWSWLCTENIQKAIRLLFGTFIESQI from the exons ATGTCTTTATTGGATTTTCTTGGGCAGGGGAAGCTGTTGGGGGTCGGAGCTCTGCTGGTGTGGCTCGTCCTCTTCCACCTTCTTGTTAATGTTTGGCTCCTTTGCGTCTTCACCAGTCTCCTGGTGGTTCTCGGAGGCTGGCTTGGGTCACGGGCTCTGCTGGATGCCAACAGCGTTCTCCACCTGGAGCACTTTTTGCCTCTTGGCAACATTAACCCACCTCAGTATTCACCTGAGCATGAGTGGAGATTGAACCATGAGATCCACAGCGCTGTCCACAAAGCAGTGCGTGACTTCGTGTCCTCGTGGTATCGCACTCTGCTGCCCGAGGTGGAGGGCGAGTTTGAGCGTGCGGTGCGTAATTCGATGCTGGAGTCAGTGATGGAACTGAAGGAGCGTGCCCGGCGAGTGGACAGAAAAGCCATGGTTCAGCGGTTGCTGGAGGTGTACGGGGGTCACCTGCAGAACTATATGACAGTAAGACAGATACAGTCAACACAAAAGGGAAGCATGAGCCTCTGGCAGCTCTACAGTGAGGTAGACACCCCTCATCCAGCTGTGAGCAGCAAAGCTGCTGAGCTCAGCTACTCCAGAGCTCTAGTTCACCTTATACTACATGTGCTGGTTCCATACCCACAGATGGAAACCAGGACAGGAGGTTACATGGTTACAGAACTTATTACCTGCAACGTGCTGCTACCACTCATAAGCAGGATATCTGATCCTGACTGGCTCAACCAGACCATTGTAGACATACTTACCAGATGCAGAGAACCACAGCAGGAAATCAACGTGGATGACCTCCCAGTAGATCCCCTATACAAATGTCAGATCGACCAGGAGTCCTGGGCCACCTGCAAGTCACTGTCTTCTTCCGATCAAGCTGGTCTCGCCAGCAAAAGCACCTCTGACCTTGATGACCTGAATGAGAGCCGGAGCACGATCCATGAGAGGGAGTCCTCACTGAGCAGCATGGTTAGCTTGGCGTCAGCTGGGAAATTTCAAAGCTGTCGCCCAGGTCTGCTCACACCATACAAAGTGAACTGCTGTCCGCTCACATCTGCCCACCACTCCAACTCGTCAGAGTCCAAAATAATTTCACTGGACTCGCTAACTCAGGCTGACTCTGATGATGATCTGAAAGGAGGCTTTTGCGAGTGTGGTCCTTCAAACAACTTCTGCAGCATGCTCACTTCAAAAGATGATGAAGCCTATGGATGCTTTGGTCCTCTGAGAAATCTAGGACAGAAGGTGGTGGTGCCGGTGGACTCCCAGTGGCCGGCAGGCATAGCTCAAGAGAAATCTCCAGGTTGCCCTAGAAGAAAGCTCTGTTTACCCTCTTATAGCTTGGATTCCCCCAACAACGCAGCGGCACCTGTGAACATCCAGAATGTCAGAATTGGTGGCACCATCACCGCAAAAGAGCAGCGTGGCACCGGCACACATCCCTATATTCTTTACACTGTAAAG TTTGAGACACCGACCAGTGACGGCAGTGCCACTCCACAGCCTGCTGCCTGTCACGCCGTCAATCGCAGATACAGCGAGTTCCTCAACTTGCAGACACGTTTAGAGGAGAAGCCCGAAATGAAGAAATTAATCAAGA ATGTCAAGGGCCCAAAGAGGATTTTCCCTGATCTCTCATTCAGCAGTCCAGACGGTGAGAAGGTTGAAGTGCGTAAAAGCCAGCTGGATGCCTTCCTAAAA CAATTAAGCAGCATTCCTGAGATAGCCAACAACGAAGACATGCAGGAGTTCCTTGATCTCAATTCAGGTGTCTGTGCATATTTTGGAAGAAAACCTTTTGCCAAGTCAAGAATTGATAAG ATGATGGAAAATGCTTTGGACACTTTGAAGACAGCTTTCCCACATCCAGAGCCCCTCAGCCCAACAGAGGACATCGACGGAGATCCTGATGGAAGAACAAtggacaacagaaaatacag GAGGCTTTTCCCAAGCAAAATCTCCCCAGCATTCAATATACCCAACATTCCTGATCTACATCCTAAAGTGACATACTGCTTCAGTGAAGGTAGCACT GTCCTCACTGGCATGTCACTGTCCCACCTTGAGAATTTTGTTGGTGAGCAGGAAAGACTGTTATGCGGACAGAATGGGAAAGAGACCAAGCAGAGGTGTGAGCAAGATGTGAAGAAGACTTCAGGGAAAACTCACGGCACAG ACACAGCTGTGGCAGATGTCGCTTTGAACATCTTGTGTCTGCTGATGAAGGATCAGTGGAGTTGGCTGTGCACTGAGAACATCCAGAAGGCCATCCGACTGCTCTTCGGGACTTTCATCGAGAG CCAGATCTAG